Genomic DNA from candidate division WOR-3 bacterium:
TGAAAATATCCTTGAAAAAACAAACATCTTAAATTTTCTTTTACCATACTCAAAGCCTTCATCATGTAAAAATTTAGCAAGTTCTTCACCTATATTTTTATAAATAAATGACTGAATCAAATAATTGTAATGCAAAGGTAACCTTATATTATTTTCCTTTGAATTTGTTAATATTATCTTAATTCTCATGAGAAACAAAATTCTCTATAAGCACAGTTTTTACAAAATTTTACTTTTCTAATTTCTGGTGGTTTTTCCATCTTTAAAATTTCTTTTATCTCAACTATTGCCTTTTCCAGTTTAAGAACTCTTTCCCTGTCAAGTTCAACCTCAATCTTTTTCTTTTCTTTTGGAATAACTATTTCACCTTTTGCCTCAATTCCTATTTTTTTAAGATTGTATAAATAAAAACAAAGTTGCATTTCCGCTGATTCAAGAAATTTTGATGATTTTTTAATCTCAGCAATTA
This window encodes:
- the cas4 gene encoding CRISPR-associated protein Cas4 — encoded protein: MKFDIIKLREGSIVIAEIKKSSKFLESAEMQLCFYLYNLKKIGIEAKGEIVIPKEKKKIEVELDRERVLKLEKAIVEIKEILKMEKPPEIRKVKFCKNCAYREFCFS